Proteins encoded within one genomic window of uncultured Sphingopyxis sp.:
- a CDS encoding class I SAM-dependent methyltransferase: protein MDADRAAHDRSLALHSGDYVERYNAKPIDRVRNLVPRMQPIDNMRVADFACGNGMLLHVIGDDFASYDGVDFSPDFVAAANAWAERAGRRRYRFHCADIRDFCARHPEYFDVAATLDFSEHIDDDSAIAIYRSIRGSLRPGGRLYLHTPNLDFFMERAKQLGIVPQFPEHIAVRDGRSTADLLVAAGFDPAGIVVETIPHYNILKLLHPLSKLPGIGKYFAARLWVVSTA from the coding sequence ATGGACGCAGACCGTGCCGCGCATGACCGCAGCCTCGCTCTGCACAGCGGCGATTATGTCGAGCGGTACAATGCCAAACCCATCGACCGGGTTCGCAATCTGGTCCCCCGGATGCAACCGATCGACAATATGCGGGTCGCGGACTTCGCTTGCGGGAACGGGATGCTGCTCCATGTAATCGGGGATGATTTCGCTTCGTATGACGGGGTCGATTTCTCGCCGGATTTCGTTGCCGCGGCCAATGCCTGGGCCGAACGCGCCGGCCGCCGCCGCTATCGTTTCCACTGCGCCGACATCCGCGACTTTTGCGCGCGTCACCCGGAATATTTCGATGTCGCGGCGACGCTGGATTTTTCCGAACATATCGACGACGATTCCGCGATCGCCATCTACCGGTCGATCCGCGGATCGTTACGCCCGGGCGGACGGCTCTATCTGCATACCCCCAACCTCGACTTCTTCATGGAGCGTGCAAAGCAATTGGGCATCGTTCCGCAATTTCCCGAACATATCGCCGTGCGCGATGGCAGGTCCACTGCCGACCTGCTTGTGGCGGCGGGTTTTGATCCCGCCGGGATTGTTGTGGAAACCATCCCCCATTACAATATATTGAAGCTTCTCCATCCCCTGTCCAAACTGCCCGGCATCGGTAAATATTTCGCCGCCCGGCTCTGGGTGGTGTCGACAGCTTGA
- a CDS encoding glycosyltransferase yields the protein MKTPHDRVVLLAPVAPFRGGIARHSTALAEAFAEMEDVIVAVESFSLLYPRFLYPGASDRDPDGAFGKVPARYAISSINPISWFRAIRRIAALRPSLVVIPAWTFFVAPMLGTIARGLRRRGICVAAIVHNVGDHEGRRWKSRLCNWQLRAADFHVTHNEALAEQVRRTEPGRPVLVCPHPVYADYPAASGNLPREYGLELLCFGFVRPYKGVDVAIRALGALADRDVRLTVAGEVWGDIGELRQLATDCGVAERVEFLPHYIPDQRVADLFARADAVVAPYRSVTGSGVLALAAHYCRPVVASDLPGLAEAIDHGRNGWLFPAADEAALANLLAREVTRDRAAGLAAAIAADKGGKNWAEFARTVLRGSIL from the coding sequence GTGAAAACGCCGCACGACAGGGTGGTTCTCCTTGCGCCGGTCGCGCCGTTCCGCGGCGGCATCGCGCGACATAGTACCGCGCTTGCCGAAGCCTTCGCGGAAATGGAGGATGTGATCGTCGCGGTAGAGAGCTTTTCGCTGCTTTACCCTCGTTTTCTCTATCCCGGCGCGAGCGATCGCGATCCCGACGGGGCGTTCGGAAAAGTGCCGGCGCGATATGCCATCAGCAGCATCAATCCGATAAGCTGGTTCCGGGCAATACGCCGCATCGCCGCGCTGCGGCCATCGCTGGTCGTCATCCCCGCCTGGACTTTCTTCGTCGCGCCGATGCTCGGAACGATCGCGCGCGGGCTGCGTCGTCGCGGCATCTGCGTGGCGGCTATCGTCCACAATGTCGGCGATCACGAAGGGAGACGATGGAAGTCGCGCCTTTGCAATTGGCAACTGCGCGCGGCCGATTTCCATGTCACCCATAATGAAGCATTGGCCGAACAGGTGCGTCGCACCGAACCCGGCAGACCGGTCCTCGTCTGTCCGCATCCCGTCTATGCAGATTATCCTGCGGCGTCCGGCAACCTGCCCCGGGAATATGGACTCGAACTGCTCTGCTTCGGATTCGTCCGTCCCTACAAGGGAGTCGATGTCGCGATCCGCGCGCTGGGGGCGCTTGCCGACCGCGATGTGCGGCTGACCGTCGCGGGCGAGGTTTGGGGCGACATCGGCGAGCTGCGGCAACTGGCGACCGATTGCGGCGTAGCCGAGCGGGTGGAGTTCCTACCCCATTATATCCCCGATCAACGCGTGGCCGATCTGTTCGCGCGCGCCGATGCGGTCGTCGCGCCCTATCGCTCGGTAACGGGCTCGGGCGTGCTTGCGCTGGCCGCGCATTACTGCCGGCCGGTCGTCGCGAGCGATCTCCCCGGCCTTGCCGAAGCCATCGACCATGGGCGCAACGGCTGGTTGTTTCCCGCCGCCGATGAAGCGGCGCTCGCCAACCTTCTTGCCAGGGAGGTCACGCGCGACCGCGCCGCCGGGCTTGCTGCCGCCATCGCCGCTGACAAGGGCGGAAAGAACTGGGCCGAGTTCGCGCGGACAGTGTTGCGCGGCTCGATCCTCTAA
- a CDS encoding glycosyltransferase family 2 protein, protein MKLVIQIPCLNEAEDLPATLAALPRKIDGIDTIEILVIDDGSTDNTAQVARMWGVHHVVRHRTNRGLAAAFRSGVDAALAAGADIIVNTDADGQYVGEDIARIVAPILDGRADIVVGDRGVSDNAHFGPVKRRLQELGSRVVQRLANVQISDAVSGFRAISREAAQRINITTEFSYTTDMLIQAGRKRLSILSVPIRTNATLRPSRLFKSIPRFIVNTGITMARAYTTYNPLRVFVGLGLAMTFAGLLPMLRFLWFWASGDGDGHVQSLVIGGALLVLGALTATFGILADLIATNRKLIEESLTRLREIEGRIDAAAMPAPSERAPRKGAA, encoded by the coding sequence ATGAAGCTGGTCATCCAGATTCCCTGCCTGAACGAGGCCGAAGATCTCCCCGCGACGCTCGCGGCCTTGCCCCGCAAGATCGACGGCATCGACACGATCGAAATCCTCGTCATCGACGACGGCAGCACCGACAATACGGCGCAGGTCGCGCGGATGTGGGGCGTGCATCATGTCGTGCGCCACCGCACCAACCGCGGTCTCGCCGCCGCGTTCCGTTCGGGCGTCGATGCCGCGCTCGCGGCGGGGGCCGACATCATCGTCAACACCGACGCCGACGGCCAATATGTCGGCGAGGACATCGCCCGGATCGTCGCGCCGATCCTCGACGGCCGCGCCGACATCGTCGTCGGCGACCGCGGCGTCTCCGACAATGCGCATTTCGGTCCGGTCAAGCGCCGCCTGCAGGAATTGGGCAGCAGGGTGGTCCAGCGCCTCGCCAATGTGCAGATTTCGGACGCGGTCAGCGGCTTTCGCGCGATCAGCCGCGAGGCGGCGCAGCGCATCAACATCACCACCGAATTCAGCTATACCACCGACATGCTGATCCAGGCGGGCCGCAAGCGGCTGTCGATCCTGAGCGTGCCGATCCGTACCAATGCCACGCTTCGCCCGTCGCGCCTGTTCAAATCGATTCCGCGTTTCATCGTCAACACGGGCATTACGATGGCGCGTGCCTATACGACGTATAATCCGCTGCGCGTCTTCGTCGGGCTTGGGCTGGCGATGACGTTCGCCGGTCTGTTGCCGATGCTGCGCTTCCTGTGGTTCTGGGCGAGCGGCGACGGCGACGGCCATGTCCAGTCGCTGGTCATCGGCGGCGCGCTGCTGGTGCTGGGCGCGCTCACCGCCACCTTCGGCATTCTCGCCGATTTGATCGCGACGAACCGCAAACTGATAGAAGAGAGCCTGACACGGCTGCGCGAGATCGAGGGGCGGATCGACGCCGCGGCAATGCCCGCGCCGTCCGAGCGCGCTCCGCGCAAGGGTGCGGCGTGA
- a CDS encoding TonB-dependent receptor codes for MTSKYPSARRRVPASLLTLSLALAIAAAPAGAAETADDAAVDAAADAAAQVEGGSYGGEILVTARRRSETAQEVPIAISVVDGEQIDNTGSFNVGRLTQLTPTLQFYSSNPRNTAVNIRGIGAPFGLTNDGIEQGVGIYVDDVYYSRVASSTFDFLDVAQIEVLRGPQGTLYGKNTTAGAINITTNQPTFDFEGKAEVSIGNLDFKQAKAAISGPLSDQLAARIAVSSTSRRGTIYNVTTDRHIQSQDNIGIRGQLLWRPTDTLDITLAGDWNKQEAVCCGSVFVRTGETQRPLNRQFAALAAAQGYAFPSENPYDRLTDLDANLNAGNEIGGASLRIKWDVGPGTLTSVTAWRYWDWQPENDRDFTGLPIVTRSQNPSQQDQYTQELRYNYSGDRVDFVVGGFYYYQRIDTQGTEGHGSASSRWTINPSNPLSNDPSVLDGLTAINTQYLKNTSAALFGQLSWKVTDRLTIQPGVRVNYDKKDGYYRRLVFAGDGSPVTADLTDAVSAARLAVFSPQEYAPSFSDWNFSYDLTVNYKVTPDILVYATYAKTFKSGGINQNGVPRDAAGDPLLAAATIKPESVNHYEAGLKSEFWDRKATFNLAIFRTDIKNYQANVNNGQFGVLRGYLANAGKVRTQGVEADVSIRPSERFRAYGSGAYTDAKYVKFVDAPCPPELAGGTDSPPNCDISGQRLPGVSKWALSFGAEVNAPSSLFGEDGQFYFGYDGSYRSNFSSNATPSLYTWVDGYSLSNFRAGFRAERGIDLFLWVRNAFDQNYIDQLFVGPGNTGLITGLPGDPRTWGGTIKASF; via the coding sequence ATGACCTCAAAATATCCGTCTGCCCGCCGGCGTGTGCCGGCCAGCCTCCTCACGCTTTCCTTGGCTCTGGCGATCGCCGCGGCCCCCGCCGGTGCGGCGGAAACCGCCGATGATGCCGCCGTCGATGCCGCCGCCGATGCCGCCGCACAGGTCGAGGGCGGCAGCTATGGCGGCGAGATCCTCGTCACTGCGCGCCGCCGCAGCGAAACCGCGCAGGAAGTGCCGATCGCCATTTCGGTCGTCGACGGCGAACAGATCGACAATACGGGCAGCTTCAACGTCGGCCGTCTGACCCAGCTCACGCCGACGCTGCAATTCTACTCGTCGAACCCGCGCAACACGGCGGTCAATATCCGCGGCATCGGCGCGCCCTTCGGCCTCACCAACGACGGGATCGAGCAGGGCGTTGGCATCTATGTCGACGACGTCTATTATTCGCGCGTCGCCTCTTCGACCTTTGATTTCCTCGACGTCGCGCAGATCGAGGTGCTGCGCGGGCCGCAGGGCACGCTCTACGGCAAGAACACGACGGCAGGTGCGATCAACATCACGACGAACCAGCCGACCTTCGATTTCGAGGGCAAGGCCGAAGTCAGCATCGGCAACCTCGATTTCAAGCAGGCGAAGGCCGCGATTTCTGGGCCGCTGTCGGACCAGCTTGCGGCGCGCATCGCGGTCTCGTCGACCAGCCGCCGCGGCACGATCTACAATGTCACGACCGACCGCCATATCCAGAGCCAGGACAATATCGGCATTCGCGGCCAATTGCTCTGGCGGCCGACCGACACTCTCGACATCACGCTCGCCGGCGACTGGAACAAGCAGGAGGCGGTGTGCTGCGGCTCGGTTTTCGTCCGCACCGGTGAGACGCAGCGGCCGCTGAATCGTCAGTTCGCCGCGCTGGCCGCGGCGCAGGGCTATGCCTTTCCCAGCGAAAATCCCTATGATCGGCTCACCGACCTCGATGCCAATCTGAATGCGGGGAACGAGATCGGCGGCGCGTCGCTGCGCATCAAATGGGATGTCGGGCCGGGCACGCTAACCTCGGTGACCGCGTGGCGCTATTGGGACTGGCAGCCCGAAAACGACCGCGACTTCACCGGCCTGCCGATCGTCACCAGGTCGCAGAATCCGTCGCAGCAGGACCAATATACGCAGGAGCTGCGCTACAATTACAGCGGCGACCGCGTCGATTTCGTCGTCGGGGGCTTCTATTATTACCAGCGCATCGACACGCAGGGCACCGAAGGCCATGGTTCCGCCTCGAGCCGCTGGACGATCAATCCGTCGAATCCGCTGTCGAACGACCCGTCGGTGCTCGACGGGCTGACCGCGATCAACACGCAATATCTCAAGAATACGAGTGCGGCGCTGTTCGGCCAGCTCAGCTGGAAGGTCACCGACCGGTTGACGATCCAGCCCGGCGTCCGGGTGAATTACGACAAGAAGGACGGCTATTACCGCCGTCTCGTCTTTGCCGGCGACGGGTCGCCGGTGACGGCGGACCTGACCGATGCGGTGTCCGCCGCCCGGCTCGCCGTCTTCTCGCCGCAGGAATATGCGCCGTCGTTCAGCGACTGGAATTTCAGCTACGACCTGACCGTCAACTACAAGGTGACGCCCGACATCCTTGTCTATGCGACCTATGCAAAGACGTTCAAATCGGGCGGGATCAACCAGAATGGCGTGCCGCGGGACGCTGCCGGCGATCCGCTGCTCGCCGCGGCGACGATCAAGCCCGAATCGGTCAATCATTACGAAGCGGGGCTAAAGAGCGAATTCTGGGATCGCAAGGCGACCTTCAACCTCGCGATCTTCCGCACCGACATCAAAAATTATCAGGCGAATGTGAACAACGGGCAGTTCGGCGTGCTGCGCGGCTATCTGGCGAACGCCGGCAAGGTGCGGACGCAGGGGGTCGAGGCCGATGTCTCGATCCGGCCGAGCGAGCGGTTCCGCGCCTATGGGAGCGGCGCCTATACCGACGCCAAATATGTGAAGTTCGTCGACGCGCCATGCCCGCCCGAGCTGGCGGGCGGCACCGACAGCCCGCCGAACTGCGACATTTCGGGCCAGCGCCTGCCCGGCGTGTCGAAATGGGCCCTGTCGTTCGGGGCGGAGGTCAATGCGCCGTCGTCGCTGTTCGGCGAGGACGGGCAATTCTACTTCGGTTATGACGGAAGCTACCGGTCGAACTTCTCGTCGAACGCGACCCCGTCGCTCTACACTTGGGTCGATGGCTATTCGCTGTCGAATTTCCGCGCCGGTTTTCGCGCCGAACGCGGCATCGACCTCTTCCTGTGGGTCCGCAACGCCTTCGACCAGAATTATATCGACCAACTGTTCGTCGGCCCGGGCAACACCGGCCTGATCACCGGCCTGCCGGGCGATCCACGAACCTGGGGCGGGACGATCAAGGCCAGCTTCTGA
- a CDS encoding YezD family protein — protein sequence MSLSEEAAKSGPEPARRAIQTVLDALDKLKFGAIQLTVHEGRLVQVDVTERHRYPN from the coding sequence ATGAGTCTTTCGGAGGAAGCCGCCAAAAGCGGCCCTGAACCGGCACGCCGCGCCATCCAGACGGTGCTCGACGCGCTCGACAAGCTGAAGTTCGGCGCGATCCAGCTGACCGTCCACGAAGGGCGGCTGGTGCAGGTCGATGTGACCGAACGGCACCGCTACCCCAACTGA
- the ptsP gene encoding phosphoenolpyruvate--protein phosphotransferase, whose protein sequence is MTNAPPPPSSAAQSARTILTRLHEVMASRVNAQGKLNQVVGIIGECLDSEVCSIYLLRDGTLELYATRGLKQEAVHVTRLGLGEGLVGTIAEQIETLNLDEAAAHPDFSYRPETGEELFHSFAGVPIIRRERAVGVLCVQHSDPRRYEEIEIETLQTVAMVLSELIANADLVDTAARTDAAATDQSAQRLNGQKLVDGMGAGVAVFHQPRITIEHTVADDTEAERHRVYAAFDKMREQIDRMASSADFGVGGEHEEVIETYKMFAYDEGWSRRINEAIDSGLTAEAAIERVQQRTRMRMRQIDDPLLRDRMHDLEDLSNRLIRIVSGQMGTAAQMGLRQDSILIARNLGPAELLEYDRRRLKGVVLEEGSLTAHVIIVARAMGVPVIGRVNDVRTSIREGDLLLLDAGAGQLHVRPTQAVQDAFDAKLEISQKRRANLAALRDLPAVTKDGVPIELMINAGLREDVAALDLTGARGIGLFRTEFQFLVSATLPSRDRQQRLYRDVLDAAGDRPVIFRTVDIGGDKALPYMNVGDSAQEENPAMGWRALRLALEREGLLKVQARALMEAAAGRTLHVMFPMVSEPWEYEAARALFVAQRAWLASHNRKLPVAIRYGAMLEVPGLVETLDLMLPHLDFLSIGTNDLTQFLFAADRAHPRLAERYDWLSPVVMRYLARVVRIVAGSKVALGVCGEMGGRPLEAMALLGVGIERLSITPAGVGPVKAMIRSLDLGALRADMPAILAQPAADPRGQYAEWAQRHQVDLGD, encoded by the coding sequence ATGACCAACGCCCCGCCCCCGCCGTCTTCGGCCGCCCAGTCCGCGCGCACCATATTGACCCGGCTGCACGAGGTGATGGCGTCGCGCGTCAACGCGCAGGGCAAGCTCAATCAGGTCGTCGGCATCATTGGCGAATGCCTCGACAGCGAAGTCTGCTCGATCTATCTGCTGCGCGACGGCACGCTCGAACTCTATGCAACGCGCGGGCTGAAGCAGGAGGCGGTCCACGTCACCCGGCTCGGCCTCGGCGAAGGGCTGGTCGGCACGATCGCCGAGCAGATCGAGACGCTGAACCTCGACGAAGCCGCCGCGCACCCCGACTTTTCCTATCGCCCCGAAACGGGCGAGGAATTGTTCCACAGCTTCGCCGGGGTGCCGATCATCCGCCGCGAGCGCGCGGTCGGCGTCTTGTGCGTCCAGCACAGCGATCCGCGCCGTTACGAAGAGATCGAGATCGAGACGCTGCAGACCGTCGCGATGGTGCTGTCCGAGCTGATCGCCAATGCCGACCTGGTCGACACCGCCGCCCGCACCGACGCCGCCGCCACCGACCAGTCGGCGCAGCGGCTGAACGGGCAGAAGCTGGTCGACGGCATGGGCGCCGGTGTGGCGGTATTCCACCAGCCGCGCATCACGATCGAGCATACGGTCGCCGACGATACCGAGGCCGAGCGCCATAGGGTGTACGCGGCCTTCGACAAGATGCGCGAGCAGATCGACCGCATGGCGAGTTCGGCCGATTTCGGCGTCGGCGGCGAGCATGAGGAGGTCATCGAGACCTACAAGATGTTCGCCTATGACGAGGGCTGGTCGCGGCGCATCAACGAGGCGATCGACAGCGGGCTGACCGCCGAGGCGGCGATCGAGCGCGTCCAGCAGCGCACCCGGATGCGGATGCGCCAGATCGACGATCCGCTGCTGCGCGACCGCATGCACGATCTGGAGGATCTGTCGAACCGGCTGATCCGTATCGTGTCGGGGCAGATGGGCACCGCGGCGCAGATGGGCCTTCGGCAGGATTCGATCCTGATCGCGCGCAACCTCGGCCCCGCCGAACTGCTCGAATATGACCGCCGCCGCCTGAAGGGCGTCGTGCTCGAGGAAGGGTCGCTGACCGCCCATGTCATCATCGTCGCGCGCGCGATGGGGGTGCCGGTGATCGGCCGCGTCAACGACGTGCGCACCTCGATCCGCGAAGGCGACCTGCTGCTGCTCGACGCGGGCGCCGGGCAGCTCCATGTCCGCCCGACGCAGGCGGTGCAGGACGCGTTCGACGCCAAGCTGGAGATTTCGCAGAAACGCCGCGCCAATCTCGCGGCGCTACGCGACCTGCCCGCGGTCACCAAGGACGGCGTCCCGATCGAGCTGATGATCAACGCGGGGCTGCGCGAGGATGTCGCCGCGCTCGACCTGACCGGCGCGCGCGGCATCGGGCTGTTCCGCACCGAATTCCAGTTCCTCGTGTCGGCGACCCTGCCGTCGCGCGATCGCCAGCAGCGGCTCTATCGCGACGTGCTCGACGCGGCGGGCGACCGGCCGGTGATCTTCCGCACCGTCGACATCGGCGGCGACAAGGCGCTGCCCTATATGAACGTCGGCGACAGCGCGCAGGAGGAAAATCCGGCGATGGGCTGGCGCGCGCTGCGCCTCGCGCTCGAACGCGAGGGGCTGCTCAAGGTTCAGGCGCGCGCGCTGATGGAGGCTGCCGCCGGACGCACGCTCCACGTCATGTTTCCGATGGTGTCGGAGCCGTGGGAATATGAAGCCGCGCGCGCGCTGTTCGTCGCCCAGCGCGCGTGGCTCGCGAGCCACAACAGGAAGCTGCCGGTGGCGATCCGCTATGGCGCGATGCTCGAGGTGCCGGGGCTGGTCGAGACGCTCGACCTGATGCTCCCGCACCTCGACTTCCTGTCGATCGGCACCAACGACCTGACGCAATTCCTCTTCGCCGCCGACCGCGCGCACCCGCGGCTCGCCGAGCGTTACGACTGGCTATCCCCCGTCGTGATGCGCTACCTCGCGCGCGTCGTCCGCATCGTGGCGGGGTCGAAGGTCGCGCTGGGCGTGTGCGGCGAGATGGGCGGACGGCCGCTGGAAGCCATGGCGCTGCTCGGCGTCGGCATCGAGCGCCTGTCGATCACTCCCGCCGGCGTCGGCCCGGTGAAGGCGATGATCCGTTCGCTCGACCTCGGCGCGCTGCGCGCCGACATGCCCGCGATCCTCGCCCAGCCCGCGGCCGACCCGCGGGGGCAGTATGCCGAATGGGCCCAGCGGCATCAGGTCGATCTGGGGGATTAG
- the katG gene encoding catalase/peroxidase HPI, whose amino-acid sequence MNDPTPIDPAGGCPVHQPGGVRALLGRTNKDWWPEMLATEILNPNGPSNPMGEDFDYAAAFKSLDYQALKDDLTALMTDSQPWWPADYGHYGPFFIRMAWHAAGTYRTADGRGGANSGQQRFAPLDSWPDNGNLDKARRLLWPIKQKYGNKISWADLFILTGNVAIESMGGPVFGFGGGRADVYEPERDIYWGSEDKWVNEGVQTRIAPEHGMHELEGPLAAIQMGLIYVNPEGPGGNPDPLQSARDIKATFERMAMDHEETVALTAGGHTFGKAHGNGDASLLGHAPAGADLTAQGFGWVSSNQSGVGEHAVTSGLEGAWVNTPTQWSENYFRLLLDYEYELVKSPAGAQQWQPIDQKEEDMAPAAWDASKKVPTMMTTADMALKVDPELRKISEKFRSDHEAFKDAFARAWFKLTHRDMGPKVRYLGPEVPAEDLIWQDPIPAGATPSDAEVKAVKEKIAGSDLTVSQLVKTAWASASTYRKSDYRGGANGARVRLSPQKDWEVNEPAMLAQVLGTLDGLRGNLSMADAIVLGGVVGLEKAIRDAGFNVAVPFTGGRGDATQEQTDADSFAVMEPEADAFRNYLGKKKLAVKTEEMMLDRASLLGLSVPEMTVLIGGLRVLGANHGERGHGHFTKRSGQLTNDFFVNLLDMTNVWKAVEGSDDQEYVATDRTSGGETWRATRADLIFGSNSELRAVAEVYAQSDNGEKFVKDFVKAWTKVMNADRFDLA is encoded by the coding sequence ATGAACGACCCGACCCCCATCGATCCCGCGGGCGGTTGCCCGGTCCACCAGCCCGGCGGCGTCCGCGCCTTGCTCGGCCGCACCAACAAGGACTGGTGGCCCGAGATGCTGGCGACCGAGATCCTCAACCCCAACGGCCCGTCGAACCCGATGGGCGAGGATTTCGACTATGCCGCGGCGTTCAAGTCGCTCGACTATCAGGCGCTCAAGGACGACCTGACCGCGCTGATGACCGACAGCCAGCCCTGGTGGCCGGCCGACTATGGTCATTACGGCCCCTTCTTCATCCGCATGGCGTGGCATGCCGCGGGCACCTATCGCACCGCCGACGGCCGCGGCGGCGCCAACAGCGGGCAGCAGCGTTTCGCGCCGCTCGACAGCTGGCCCGACAACGGCAATCTCGACAAGGCGCGGCGCCTGTTGTGGCCGATCAAGCAGAAATATGGCAACAAGATCAGCTGGGCCGACCTGTTCATCCTGACCGGCAATGTCGCGATCGAAAGCATGGGCGGCCCCGTCTTCGGCTTCGGCGGCGGCCGCGCCGACGTCTATGAACCCGAACGCGACATTTATTGGGGCAGCGAGGATAAGTGGGTGAACGAGGGGGTGCAGACGCGCATCGCCCCCGAGCACGGCATGCACGAACTCGAAGGCCCGCTCGCCGCGATCCAGATGGGCCTGATCTACGTCAATCCCGAAGGGCCGGGCGGCAATCCCGATCCGCTCCAGTCGGCGCGCGACATCAAGGCGACCTTCGAGCGCATGGCGATGGACCATGAGGAGACCGTCGCGCTGACCGCCGGCGGCCACACCTTCGGCAAGGCGCACGGCAATGGCGACGCGTCGCTGCTGGGTCACGCGCCCGCCGGGGCCGACCTCACGGCGCAGGGTTTCGGCTGGGTCAGCAGCAACCAGAGCGGCGTCGGCGAACATGCCGTGACCAGCGGGCTCGAGGGTGCGTGGGTCAACACGCCGACCCAATGGAGCGAGAATTATTTCCGCCTGCTGCTCGACTATGAATATGAGCTGGTGAAATCGCCCGCCGGCGCGCAGCAATGGCAGCCGATCGACCAGAAGGAAGAGGATATGGCCCCCGCGGCCTGGGACGCTTCCAAAAAGGTCCCGACGATGATGACCACCGCCGACATGGCGCTGAAGGTCGATCCCGAGCTTCGCAAGATCAGCGAGAAATTCCGCAGCGACCACGAAGCGTTCAAGGACGCCTTCGCGCGCGCCTGGTTCAAGCTGACCCACCGCGACATGGGACCCAAGGTCCGCTACCTCGGCCCCGAAGTGCCCGCCGAAGATCTGATCTGGCAGGATCCGATCCCCGCCGGCGCCACGCCATCGGACGCCGAGGTCAAGGCGGTGAAGGAGAAGATCGCGGGGTCCGACCTGACGGTCAGCCAGTTGGTCAAGACCGCCTGGGCCTCGGCCAGCACCTATCGCAAGTCCGACTATCGCGGCGGCGCCAACGGCGCGCGCGTCCGCCTGTCGCCGCAGAAGGACTGGGAGGTCAATGAGCCCGCGATGCTCGCCCAGGTGCTGGGCACGCTCGACGGCCTGCGCGGCAATCTGTCGATGGCCGACGCGATCGTGCTCGGCGGCGTGGTCGGCCTTGAGAAAGCGATCAGGGACGCGGGCTTCAATGTCGCGGTCCCGTTCACCGGCGGCCGCGGCGATGCGACGCAGGAGCAGACCGACGCCGACAGCTTCGCGGTGATGGAGCCCGAGGCCGACGCCTTCCGCAACTATCTCGGCAAGAAGAAGCTCGCGGTGAAGACCGAGGAGATGATGCTCGACCGGGCGTCGCTGCTCGGCCTTTCGGTGCCCGAGATGACGGTGTTGATAGGCGGCCTGCGCGTGCTCGGCGCCAATCACGGCGAGCGCGGCCACGGCCATTTCACCAAAAGGTCGGGCCAGCTCACCAATGATTTCTTCGTCAACCTGCTCGACATGACCAATGTGTGGAAGGCGGTCGAGGGATCGGACGATCAGGAATATGTCGCCACCGACCGCACCAGCGGCGGCGAGACCTGGCGCGCGACCCGCGCCGACCTGATCTTCGGCTCGAACTCGGAACTGCGCGCGGTCGCCGAGGTCTATGCGCAGTCCGACAACGGCGAAAAGTTCGTCAAGGACTTCGTCAAGGCGTGGACCAAGGTGATGAACGCCGACCGTTTCGACCTCGCCTGA
- a CDS encoding nitronate monooxygenase gives MSKINDLMARGTDLLGSDYAILCGAMSWVSERHLVSAISNAGGFGVIACGAMTPELLDAEIAGTKALAKRNFGVNLITMHPQLFELIEVCARHDVGHVVLAGGLPPKGSLEAIKASGAKVVCFAPTLALAKKLVRSGVDALVIEGMEAGGHIGPVSTSVLAQEILPALADEVPVFVAGGIGRGEAIAAYLEMGASGVQLGTRFVCATESIAHPNFKKAFLRASAREAVASVQIDPRLPVIPVRALKNAGTEAFTAKQREVANKLDAGAVDMAEAQLEIEHYWAGALRRAVIDGDVENGSLMAGQSVGMVSEEESAAAIVASLVQQAEAALHARG, from the coding sequence ATGAGCAAAATTAACGATCTGATGGCCCGCGGGACCGACCTTCTCGGCAGCGACTATGCCATCCTCTGCGGCGCGATGAGCTGGGTTTCCGAACGCCATCTGGTCAGCGCGATCAGCAATGCCGGCGGCTTCGGCGTCATCGCGTGCGGCGCGATGACGCCCGAGCTGCTCGATGCCGAAATCGCCGGGACCAAGGCGCTGGCGAAGCGCAATTTCGGCGTCAACCTGATCACCATGCACCCGCAATTGTTCGAGCTGATCGAGGTGTGCGCACGGCATGATGTCGGCCATGTCGTGCTCGCGGGCGGGCTGCCGCCCAAGGGCAGCCTCGAGGCGATCAAGGCGTCGGGCGCGAAGGTCGTCTGTTTCGCGCCGACGCTCGCGCTCGCCAAGAAGCTCGTCCGGTCGGGCGTCGATGCGCTGGTGATCGAGGGGATGGAGGCTGGCGGCCATATCGGTCCGGTGTCAACGAGCGTGCTGGCGCAGGAAATCCTGCCGGCGCTGGCCGACGAAGTGCCGGTGTTCGTCGCCGGCGGCATCGGCCGCGGCGAGGCGATCGCCGCCTATCTGGAGATGGGCGCGTCGGGCGTCCAGCTCGGCACGCGCTTCGTCTGCGCGACCGAGAGCATCGCGCATCCCAATTTCAAGAAGGCCTTCCTGCGCGCATCGGCGCGCGAGGCGGTCGCGAGCGTCCAGATCGACCCGCGCCTGCCCGTCATTCCGGTCCGCGCGCTCAAAAATGCCGGGACCGAAGCCTTCACCGCGAAGCAGCGCGAGGTCGCGAACAAGCTCGACGCGGGCGCGGTTGACATGGCCGAAGCGCAGCTCGAGATCGAGCATTATTGGGCGGGCGCGCTGCGCCGCGCCGTCATCGACGGCGACGTCGAAAATGGGTCGTTAATGGCAGGGCAATCTGTCGGTATGGTATCCGAAGAGGAGAGCGCGGCAGCAATTGTCGCATCTCTGGTGCAACAGGCCGAAGCCGCGTTGCACGCTCGGGGTTGA